The proteins below are encoded in one region of Deltaproteobacteria bacterium:
- the proC gene encoding pyrroline-5-carboxylate reductase translates to METEKRLGIIGVGNMGESLLKGWLKAGLTEPELIRVFDLSSERRKMARQQYGVQIATDNLDLVRTAEILLLAVKPQGLAQVLAEIRPQVKKSHLVISIAAGIPISFLEEFLPTARIIRVMPNTPTMVQAGMAALAPGSRATADDLQLALKLFQAVGEAVVVEEKHLDAVTGLSGSGPAYVLVFLEALADGGVKMGLTRETALLLAGQTLLGAAQLVLQSQRHPAQLKDSVTSPGGTTIAGLHVLEQGAFRGLVMSAVEAATRRAQELGQTALNP, encoded by the coding sequence ATGGAAACAGAAAAAAGGTTAGGGATTATCGGGGTGGGGAATATGGGGGAATCGCTGCTCAAGGGCTGGCTCAAGGCCGGTCTGACCGAGCCGGAGCTGATTAGGGTTTTTGATCTCTCCTCGGAGCGCCGGAAAATGGCCCGGCAGCAATACGGGGTGCAGATTGCCACCGACAACCTCGATCTGGTTCGCACGGCGGAGATCTTACTGCTGGCCGTCAAGCCCCAGGGGTTGGCCCAGGTATTGGCCGAAATCCGCCCCCAGGTTAAGAAGAGCCATCTGGTCATCTCCATCGCCGCCGGCATCCCCATCAGTTTTTTGGAAGAATTTCTCCCCACAGCCAGGATTATCCGGGTGATGCCCAACACCCCCACCATGGTGCAGGCCGGGATGGCGGCCCTGGCCCCGGGAAGCCGGGCCACCGCTGATGACTTGCAACTGGCACTGAAGCTTTTTCAAGCAGTAGGGGAGGCCGTGGTGGTGGAAGAAAAACACCTGGACGCGGTTACCGGCCTGAGCGGCAGCGGCCCGGCCTATGTTCTGGTGTTTTTGGAAGCCCTGGCGGATGGCGGGGTCAAAATGGGTCTGACTCGGGAGACCGCCCTGCTGCTGGCAGGCCAGACCTTGCTGGGCGCCGCCCAACTCGTGTTGCAATCCCAGAGGCATCCCGCCCAGTTAAAAGACTCGGTGACTTCGCCAGGCGGTACTACCATTGCCGGCTTGCACGTGCTGGAACAGGGGGCCTTTCGGGGGCTGGTGATGAGCGCGGTAGAGGCCGCCACCCGGCGGGCCCAGGAACTGGGTCAAACCGCTCTCAATCCTTAA